One Chanodichthys erythropterus isolate Z2021 chromosome 10, ASM2448905v1, whole genome shotgun sequence DNA segment encodes these proteins:
- the sult3st2 gene encoding sulfotransferase family 3, cytosolic sulfotransferase 2 yields the protein MAQQDYKILSDKLFTYKGTVLALYSDHNLTPEYIDSLADFEIRDDDLYVVTFPKSGTVWTQRIITLIYEEDFPDKAKQNTFEQMPWLEYCLKEADYNARSSPRLFCSHLLQPLMPKALQRKGKIIYVMRNPKDVMVSYFYFSNKMKNLDSFENMHEMLEKFFTGWMVGGCWFDHVKGWITNKDKYNILILTYEEMIKDLRSVIVKICEFVGKNLSDAAIDKVVETATFKHMKQDPLANYEFLPQNVTNNPKGLFLRKGTVGDWKNTLTVAQSECFDRVYQEKMKDVPLNMVWDISDLHG from the exons ATGGCTCAGCAGGATTACAAAATACTCAGTGACAAATTGTTCACATACAAAGGAACTGTTTTAGCTTTGTACTCGGATCATAATCTTACTCCAGAGTATATTGACAGTTTAGCGGATTTCGAAATAAGGGATGATGATCTCTATGTTGTTACCTTCCCGAAATCAG GTACAGTATGGACCCAAAGGATCATAACTTTAATATACGAGGAAGATTTCCCAGACAAAGCCAAACAAAACACATTCGAGCAGATGCCCTGGTTAGAATATTGTTTAAAGGAGGCAGATTACAATGCACGTTCGTCTCCAAGGCTCTTCTGTTCCCATTTACTCCAGCCACTGATGCCCAAAGCACTGCAAAGAAAGGGAAAA ATCATCTACGTCATGAGAAACCCTAAAGACGTCATGGTGTCATATTTCTATTTTTCCAACAAGATGAAAAACCTGGATTCTTTCGAGAACATGCACGAGATGCTGGAAAAATTCTTCACAGGATGGA TGGTTGGTGGCTGTTGGTTTGACCATGTTAAAGGATGGATCACAAATAAAGACAAATACAACATCCTGATCCTTACTTATGAAGAAATGATCAAG GACCTCAGATCCGTCATTGTGAAAATCTGTGAGTTTGTGGGAAAGAATCTTTCAGATGCAGCGATCGATAAAGTGGTGGAGACAGCCACGTTCAAACATATGAAGCAAGACCCCTTGGCCAACTATGAATTTCTTCCTCAAAATGTCACAAACAATCCAAAAGGACTCTTTTTACGCAAAG GAACAGTTGGGGACTGGAAGAACACTTTAACCGTGGCTCAGAGTGAATGTTTTGACCGCGTCTACCAGGAAAAAATGAAGGATGTTCCTCTTAACATGGTCTGGGACATCTCAGATTTGCATGGCTGA
- the rrp36 gene encoding ribosomal RNA processing protein 36 homolog, which translates to MPKSEKRQAKMENLSSDDEEDALEMERNFALLSKRGVIQTSAEDEEEMGDEDGSAEEDEAPEEDEDNDMDDEGDSGSDEDEAVSDHGDEGGSRAQAHSGGNIKSELSTMSFEEILKLQNKVGTKVYNKIAYGATKQQQQKNEPMKRLNKHRPQEISAKKPVPFLRKVVPVKKRISRDPRFDDLSGEYKPEIFNKTYKFINDLREKEAQIVRKNLKKAKSQTKKEELKALLKRMENQQRERQRQEQEREKELKYKRKQRELVGQGHKPFYLKKSDMKKLELAEKYSELKKSGKLENFLSKKRKRNATKDRKNLPKMR; encoded by the exons ATGCCTAAATCAGAAAAGAGACAGGCCAAAATGGAAAATCTCAGTTCTGATGATGAAGAGGACGCTTTAGAGATGGAGAGAAACTTTGCTTTACTCAGTAAAAGGGGTGTGATACAAACTTCAGCAGAGGATGAAGAGGAAATGGGAGATGAAGATGGATCTGCAGAGGAGGATGAAGCACCTGAAGAGGATGAAGACAATGACATGGACGATGAAGGTGACTCAGGGAGCGATGAAGATGAGGCAGTTAGTGACCATGGAGATGAAGGAGGCAGCAGGGCACAAGCACACAGCGGGGGCAACATTAAAAGTG AATTATCAACCATGTCATTTGAGGAAATCCTCAAGCTGCAGAATAAAGTCGGAACAAAAGTTTACAATAAAATCGCTTATGGTGCCacgaagcagcagcagcaaaaaaatGAGCCTATGAAACGACTAAATAAACACAG ACCTCAAGAGATTTCTGCAAAGAAACCTGTGCCTTTTCTCCGGAAAGTGGTTCCCGTCAAGAAAAGG ATTTCAAGAGATCCTCGCTTTGATGACCTCTCAGGGGAATACAAGCCTGAAATTTTTAATAAGACATACAAATTCATTAATGATCTCCGAGAAAAGGAAGCACAG ATAGTGAGGAAGAATCTCAAGAAAGCCAAATCGCAAACTAAAAAGGAAGAGCTGAAAGCCTTGCTTAAGAGAATG GAAAACCAACAGAGGGAACGTCAGAGGCAAGAGCAGGAGAGAGAAAAGGAACTTAAGTACAAGCGGAAACAGAGAGAGCTCGTTGGCCAAGGGCACAAACCCTTCTACTTGAAGAAAT CCGACATGAAGAAGCTGGAATTGGCAGAGAAGTACAGCGAGCTGAAAAAGAGTGGAAAACTGGAGAACTTCTTGAGTAAGAAGAGGAAGCGCAACGCCACCAAGGATCGCAAAAATTTGCCCAAGATGCGATAA